A genomic window from Streptomyces sp. NBC_00234 includes:
- a CDS encoding lipid-transfer protein → MTGDVAVLGAGMHPWGKWGRSFVQYGRVAAKAALADAGLDWRDVGSVVGAETVRGGYPGYVAGATFAQALGWQGARVTSVYAACASGAQAVNAARAQILAGLADVVLVVGADAAPKGFFAPAGGDRPDDPDWLRFRILGATNPAYFALYARRRMALYGDTTDDFALVKVKNAAAGALNANARYRAPVTSAQVAASAVVADPLRLLDICATSDGAAALVLSSMEFARRHGAGNPVRIRAVSTVTPTFPRTVLDLPDIATDSAVAVEPAPESFRASIARAAYEEAGLGPTDLSLAEVYDLSTALELEWYEDIGLCAPGDGAKLVREGVTALGGGVPVNASGGLASFGEAVPAQAIAQVCELTWQLRGTAGDRQVPGARAGITANQGLFGHGSAVIAVR, encoded by the coding sequence ATGACCGGCGACGTGGCGGTTCTCGGGGCCGGGATGCACCCGTGGGGCAAGTGGGGGCGCAGCTTCGTCCAGTACGGCAGGGTCGCGGCGAAGGCGGCGCTCGCCGACGCGGGCCTCGACTGGCGCGACGTGGGCTCCGTGGTCGGCGCGGAGACCGTGCGGGGCGGCTATCCGGGGTACGTGGCGGGCGCGACGTTCGCGCAGGCGCTCGGCTGGCAGGGCGCACGTGTGACCAGTGTGTACGCGGCCTGCGCCTCGGGCGCCCAGGCCGTCAACGCCGCCCGGGCCCAGATCCTGGCCGGCCTGGCCGATGTGGTCCTGGTGGTGGGAGCGGACGCGGCGCCCAAGGGCTTCTTCGCCCCGGCCGGCGGCGACCGGCCCGACGACCCCGACTGGCTGCGCTTCCGGATCCTCGGGGCGACGAACCCCGCGTACTTCGCGCTCTACGCCCGCCGCAGGATGGCGCTGTACGGGGACACGACCGACGACTTCGCCCTGGTCAAGGTCAAGAACGCGGCGGCGGGCGCCCTCAACGCCAACGCCCGGTACCGCGCGCCCGTGACGTCCGCGCAGGTCGCCGCGTCCGCCGTGGTCGCCGATCCGCTGCGGCTCCTCGACATCTGCGCCACCTCCGACGGCGCGGCGGCCCTCGTCCTGTCCAGCATGGAGTTCGCCAGGCGCCACGGCGCCGGGAACCCCGTCCGTATCCGCGCCGTCTCGACCGTCACCCCGACCTTCCCGAGGACCGTGCTGGACCTGCCCGACATCGCGACGGACTCCGCCGTGGCGGTGGAGCCCGCTCCGGAGAGCTTCCGCGCCTCGATCGCCCGGGCCGCGTACGAGGAGGCGGGCCTCGGTCCGACGGACCTCTCGCTCGCCGAGGTGTACGACCTCTCCACCGCGCTGGAGCTGGAGTGGTACGAGGACATCGGGCTGTGCGCGCCCGGGGACGGCGCGAAGCTCGTACGCGAGGGGGTGACCGCGCTCGGCGGCGGTGTTCCGGTCAACGCCAGTGGCGGGCTGGCCTCCTTCGGGGAGGCGGTGCCGGCCCAGGCGATCGCTCAGGTCTGCGAGCTGACGTGGCAGTTGCGCGGGACGGCGGGCGACCGTCAGGTGCCGGGCGCCCGTGCCGGGATCACGGCGAATCAGGGGCTGTTCGGCCACGGTTCCGCCGTGATCGCGGTGCGCTGA
- a CDS encoding Zn-ribbon domain-containing OB-fold protein → MSHTRTPVVAGWFTEDCTEEDFRLLGTRCSGCSTVSFPREDGFCRNPGCPGGEPAEVQLSKQGTVWSFTDGRYRPPPPYVSDPDVPWEPCTLVAVELAAERIVVLGQAAPGVGIADLTIGMTVEAVPGVLADAVGSEDLRATWNWRPVPTPDSGAPDGGAA, encoded by the coding sequence TTGTCGCACACGCGCACACCCGTAGTGGCCGGTTGGTTCACCGAGGACTGCACCGAAGAGGACTTCCGGCTGCTGGGGACCCGCTGCTCCGGCTGTTCCACGGTCTCCTTCCCCCGCGAGGACGGCTTCTGCCGCAACCCCGGCTGTCCGGGCGGGGAACCGGCCGAGGTGCAGCTCTCCAAGCAGGGCACCGTCTGGTCGTTCACCGACGGCCGCTACCGGCCCCCTCCCCCGTACGTCTCCGATCCGGACGTGCCCTGGGAGCCCTGCACCCTGGTCGCCGTCGAGCTGGCCGCCGAGCGCATCGTCGTCCTGGGACAGGCCGCGCCCGGAGTGGGGATCGCGGACCTGACGATCGGGATGACGGTCGAGGCCGTGCCCGGCGTGCTCGCCGACGCCGTCGGGAGCGAGGACCTGCGGGCGACGTGGAACTGGCGGCCCGTGCCCACCCCGGATTCCGGGGCACCGGACGGAGGCGCGGCATGA
- a CDS encoding sensor histidine kinase — protein MRFRGKSIRRKIVALLMVPLVSLTGLWVFATYITGREAGELMGAGSIMEKVGHPLEDTVRAVQGERRQTLIFLADPRASDALPLLRRQRAATDRVVADVRESAQHEGIRDTLRPDAEEQLDSILGAVDGLDALRQSVERRTIDRARALEFYNRLIDPCYRFLNGLHTMENVSMDKQVRALVGVSRAREMLSREDALIASGLIAGRLDAGELRVASDLVAGRKLLYEVNLELLPASERRRMERFWGGPDTEPLRTAERTLIGAGPFKKPGSVDAERWQEVTEPVLNLLANDSTEMTNRFQDRAEPAGYRVLVQAGVAGVLGFLALLVSIFVSVRIGRELVRDLSRLRKDAHEVSGVRLPSVMRRLAAGEQVDVETEAPHLQYERDEIGQVGQALNTLQRAAVEAAVKQADMRRGVSEVFVNLARRNQVLLHRQLTLLDAMERRTENSDELADLFRLDHLTTRMRRHAEGLVILSGAAPSRQWRKPIQLMDVVRAAVAEVEDYERIEVRRLPRIGVGGPAVADLTHLIAELLENATVFSPPHTAVQVHGERVANGFTLEIHDRGLGMAPEVLLDANLRLAETPDFELSDTDRLGLFVVSRLAQRQNVRVSLQRSPYGGTTAVVFIPAALLTDAPDTHGTGFRLDRRAERAIGGGRPGIDAPAGAGSREDGVTDSGTKEGGRSSVLSPVPTGLVGPSVLDGPVELEGPLDPLGFPQAPNRVDPELDPALAPVLDGVSDLEDTESERGGIFRARDVRRDADRDQHQQAADQTGGREADVRPMRPAGPVPLPRRKPPTLVADRGRRVDEAGRAHPTVTGADSLPSSPEAPAAGPVRETVGGLPRRVRQANLAPQLREESAHRTPAHTPADAVDDLERDADEVRNRMASLQRGWQRGRRENAEDTAGRGETAPGTTPGGDGP, from the coding sequence ATGCGCTTTCGCGGGAAGTCCATCCGCAGGAAGATCGTGGCGTTGCTGATGGTGCCGCTCGTCTCCCTCACCGGCCTCTGGGTCTTCGCCACCTACATCACGGGCCGTGAGGCCGGCGAACTCATGGGCGCCGGTTCGATCATGGAGAAGGTCGGCCACCCTCTGGAGGACACGGTCCGTGCCGTCCAGGGCGAGCGCCGCCAGACACTGATCTTCCTCGCCGACCCCCGGGCCTCCGACGCCCTGCCCCTCCTGCGACGCCAACGCGCCGCCACCGACCGCGTCGTGGCGGACGTCAGGGAGAGCGCGCAGCACGAGGGCATCCGCGACACGCTCCGGCCGGACGCGGAGGAGCAGCTCGACTCGATCCTCGGCGCCGTCGACGGCCTGGACGCCCTGCGGCAGTCGGTCGAGCGGCGCACCATCGACCGCGCACGGGCGCTGGAGTTCTACAACCGGCTCATCGACCCCTGCTACCGCTTCCTCAACGGTCTCCACACCATGGAGAACGTATCGATGGACAAGCAGGTCCGGGCCCTGGTCGGGGTCTCACGCGCACGCGAAATGCTCTCCCGCGAGGACGCGTTGATCGCCTCCGGGCTGATCGCCGGCCGGCTCGACGCCGGTGAGTTGCGCGTTGCCTCCGACCTGGTCGCCGGCCGCAAGCTGCTGTACGAGGTGAACCTCGAACTCCTGCCGGCGTCCGAACGCCGCCGCATGGAGCGGTTCTGGGGCGGCCCCGACACCGAACCCCTGCGTACCGCGGAGAGGACGCTCATCGGCGCGGGCCCCTTCAAGAAGCCGGGCAGCGTCGACGCGGAGCGCTGGCAGGAAGTGACCGAACCGGTCCTGAACCTGCTCGCCAACGACTCGACCGAGATGACCAACCGCTTCCAGGACCGCGCCGAACCGGCCGGCTACCGCGTGCTGGTCCAGGCAGGGGTCGCCGGTGTGCTCGGCTTCCTCGCGCTGCTCGTCTCGATCTTCGTCTCCGTACGGATCGGCCGTGAGCTCGTCCGCGACCTCTCCCGGCTCCGCAAGGACGCCCACGAGGTGTCCGGTGTGCGGCTGCCGAGCGTGATGCGCCGGCTCGCCGCGGGCGAACAGGTGGACGTCGAGACCGAGGCCCCGCACCTCCAGTACGAGCGCGACGAGATCGGACAGGTCGGCCAGGCGCTCAACACGCTCCAGCGCGCCGCCGTCGAGGCCGCGGTCAAGCAGGCCGACATGCGCCGCGGCGTCTCCGAGGTGTTCGTGAACCTCGCCCGCCGCAACCAGGTACTCCTGCACCGCCAGTTGACGCTCCTCGACGCCATGGAGCGGCGCACCGAGAACAGCGACGAGCTGGCCGACCTCTTCCGGCTCGACCACCTCACCACCCGCATGCGGCGGCACGCCGAGGGTCTCGTGATCCTCTCCGGAGCCGCCCCGTCCCGCCAGTGGCGCAAGCCGATCCAGCTGATGGACGTGGTGCGGGCCGCGGTCGCGGAGGTGGAGGACTACGAACGGATCGAGGTCCGCCGGCTGCCGCGCATCGGAGTGGGCGGCCCCGCCGTGGCCGACCTCACCCACCTGATCGCCGAACTCCTGGAGAACGCCACCGTGTTCTCGCCGCCGCACACCGCGGTCCAGGTGCACGGTGAGCGCGTCGCCAACGGATTCACGCTGGAGATCCACGACCGCGGCCTCGGCATGGCCCCCGAGGTTCTCCTCGACGCCAACCTCCGGCTCGCCGAGACCCCCGACTTCGAGCTCTCCGACACCGACCGGCTGGGCCTCTTCGTGGTCAGCCGGCTCGCCCAGCGGCAGAACGTACGCGTCTCCCTCCAGAGGTCCCCGTACGGAGGGACCACCGCGGTCGTGTTCATCCCGGCCGCCCTGCTGACGGACGCACCGGACACCCACGGCACCGGATTCCGTCTCGACCGCAGAGCGGAACGGGCGATCGGCGGCGGACGCCCGGGCATCGACGCGCCCGCAGGTGCCGGTTCCCGCGAAGACGGCGTCACCGACAGCGGTACGAAGGAGGGCGGCCGTTCCTCCGTCCTGTCTCCGGTGCCCACCGGACTCGTCGGACCCTCGGTCCTCGACGGGCCCGTGGAACTCGAAGGTCCGCTGGACCCCCTGGGCTTCCCGCAGGCCCCGAACCGTGTCGACCCCGAGCTCGACCCGGCCCTCGCTCCCGTGCTCGACGGCGTCTCCGACCTGGAGGACACCGAGAGCGAACGCGGCGGCATCTTCCGTGCCCGGGACGTGCGCCGCGACGCCGACCGCGACCAGCACCAGCAGGCCGCCGACCAGACCGGCGGACGCGAGGCCGATGTCCGCCCGATGCGTCCGGCGGGGCCGGTGCCCCTGCCCCGTCGCAAGCCCCCGACCCTGGTCGCCGACCGGGGCCGCCGGGTGGACGAGGCGGGCCGTGCCCACCCCACGGTCACCGGCGCGGACTCCCTCCCGTCGTCCCCCGAGGCCCCTGCCGCGGGACCGGTACGGGAGACCGTGGGAGGTCTGCCCCGCCGGGTCCGGCAGGCGAACCTCGCCCCCCAGCTCCGGGAGGAATCCGCACACCGGACTCCCGCCCACACCCCCGCGGACGCCGTCGACGACCTCGAACGCGACGCGGACGAAGTACGCAATCGCATGGCTTCGCTACAGCGTGGCTGGCAGCGTGGCCGGCGTGAGAACGCCGAAGACACGGCCGGCCGCGGCGAGACAGCACCAGGAACCACTCCGGGAGGGGACGGTCCATGA
- a CDS encoding roadblock/LC7 domain-containing protein, whose product MTAPNAAAPDASRHGSGELNWLLDELVDRVGSIHKALVLSSDGLATGTSKDLTREDSEHLAAVASGFHSLAKGVGRHFDAGRVRQTVVELDEAFLFVTAAGDGSCLAVLAHSDSDVGQVAYEMTLMVKRVGAHLANAPRTTGLPAGG is encoded by the coding sequence ATGACCGCACCGAACGCCGCAGCACCCGACGCGAGCCGCCACGGCTCCGGCGAACTCAACTGGCTCCTCGACGAACTCGTCGACCGCGTCGGCAGCATCCACAAGGCGCTGGTGCTCTCCAGCGACGGTCTCGCCACCGGCACGTCCAAGGACCTGACCCGGGAGGACAGTGAGCACCTGGCGGCGGTCGCCTCCGGGTTCCACAGCCTCGCCAAGGGCGTGGGCCGTCACTTCGACGCGGGCCGTGTGCGCCAGACCGTCGTCGAGCTCGACGAGGCGTTCCTCTTCGTCACCGCGGCCGGCGACGGCAGCTGTCTCGCCGTCCTGGCCCACTCCGACTCCGACGTCGGTCAGGTGGCCTACGAGATGACGCTGATGGTCAAGCGGGTGGGGGCCCACCTGGCCAACGCCCCCCGGACGACCGGTCTGCCCGCCGGAGGGTGA
- a CDS encoding DUF742 domain-containing protein, with protein sequence MSADSSRGAVSGSPAPPAGSQSSRWYDADAGPVVRPYAMTRGRTSSASRHRLDLIAIVVPEPAADDPGRDQTLSPEHVEIVELCSDMPQSIAELAAGLDLPVGVVRVLVGDLVEDELVHVTRPVPPAELPDVNILREVINGLRAL encoded by the coding sequence ATGAGCGCTGACTCCTCCCGGGGCGCCGTCTCCGGATCCCCGGCCCCGCCCGCCGGCTCCCAGTCGTCGCGTTGGTACGACGCCGACGCGGGACCTGTGGTCCGCCCGTACGCGATGACCCGGGGGCGTACGAGCAGCGCGTCCCGCCACCGCCTCGACCTGATCGCGATCGTCGTCCCCGAACCGGCGGCCGACGATCCAGGCCGGGACCAGACGCTCTCCCCGGAACACGTGGAGATCGTCGAACTCTGCAGTGACATGCCCCAGTCGATCGCGGAACTCGCGGCCGGGCTGGACCTCCCCGTCGGGGTGGTCCGGGTCCTGGTCGGTGATCTCGTGGAGGACGAGCTGGTGCACGTAACCCGTCCCGTTCCGCCGGCCGAGCTGCCGGACGTGAACATTCTTCGCGAGGTGATCAATGGCCTTCGGGCGCTCTAG
- a CDS encoding GTP-binding protein, translating into MAFGRSSRKRRPVEPVTLKILVAGGFGVGKTTLVGAVSEIRPLRTEERLSEAGRPVDDLEGVEAKTTTTVAMDFGRITLREDLVLYLFGTPGQDRFWFLWDELSQGALGAVVLADTRRLEDCFAAVDYFERRAIPFAVAVNCFEGADRFPVETVQAALDLDPEVPVLLCDARDRPSVRDVLVAVVEHAMARADRLREPATT; encoded by the coding sequence ATGGCCTTCGGGCGCTCTAGCCGCAAGAGGCGGCCCGTTGAGCCCGTTACCCTGAAAATCCTGGTGGCGGGCGGCTTCGGAGTGGGCAAGACGACCCTGGTGGGCGCGGTCAGCGAGATCAGACCGCTGCGCACGGAGGAGAGGCTGAGCGAGGCGGGCCGTCCGGTGGACGACCTGGAGGGCGTGGAGGCGAAGACCACCACCACGGTGGCGATGGACTTCGGCCGCATCACGCTGCGCGAGGACCTGGTGCTCTATCTGTTCGGCACACCGGGGCAGGACCGTTTCTGGTTCCTGTGGGACGAGTTGTCCCAGGGTGCCCTGGGCGCCGTCGTCCTCGCGGACACGAGACGCCTGGAGGACTGCTTCGCGGCGGTCGACTACTTCGAGCGCCGGGCGATCCCGTTCGCCGTGGCCGTCAACTGCTTCGAGGGGGCCGACCGGTTCCCCGTCGAGACGGTCCAGGCGGCGCTCGACCTCGACCCCGAGGTGCCGGTGCTCCTGTGCGACGCCCGCGACCGCCCGTCCGTACGGGACGTCCTGGTCGCGGTGGTGGAACACGCGATGGCCCGGGCCGACCGGCTCCGGGAACCCGCGACGACCTGA
- a CDS encoding M15 family metallopeptidase: MTGIRTAFRTLAATAATLLAVTVAAPVAGASPEPKAPREFVSLRSVDPTIIQEMRYTTPHNFMGTPVDGYRQPVCILTRPAARALHEAQTRLLRQGYSLKVYDCYRPQRAVDHFVRWAKDLDDQAMKGEFYPLVDKTRLFEDGYIAEKSGHSRGSTVDLTLVRLPALPTRPYLPGEALTPCYAPQSERFPDNSVDMGTGYDCFDTLSHTDDPRIQGVQRANRQLLKQTLVGLGFVNLAEEWWHFTFKPELFPDTYFDFPVATRSVAGH; the protein is encoded by the coding sequence ATGACAGGAATTCGCACTGCCTTCCGCACTCTGGCGGCCACGGCCGCCACCCTGCTCGCCGTGACCGTCGCCGCCCCGGTGGCCGGGGCCTCACCCGAACCGAAGGCCCCACGGGAGTTCGTCTCGCTGCGATCCGTCGATCCGACGATCATTCAGGAGATGCGCTACACCACCCCCCACAACTTCATGGGCACGCCCGTGGACGGCTACCGGCAGCCGGTCTGCATCCTGACCCGGCCCGCCGCCCGCGCGCTGCACGAGGCGCAGACCCGGCTGCTGCGTCAGGGCTATTCGCTCAAGGTGTACGACTGCTACCGGCCGCAGCGGGCCGTGGACCACTTCGTGCGCTGGGCGAAGGATCTCGACGACCAGGCCATGAAGGGCGAGTTCTATCCGCTCGTCGACAAGACGCGGCTGTTCGAGGACGGTTACATCGCGGAGAAGTCCGGACACAGCAGGGGCAGCACGGTGGACCTGACTCTGGTCCGGCTGCCGGCCCTGCCCACGCGGCCATATCTGCCGGGCGAGGCGCTGACGCCCTGCTACGCACCGCAGTCCGAGCGTTTTCCCGACAACTCGGTCGACATGGGGACGGGTTATGACTGTTTCGACACCCTGTCGCACACCGACGACCCGCGGATCCAGGGTGTCCAGCGCGCCAACCGGCAGCTGCTGAAGCAGACGCTCGTCGGCCTGGGCTTCGTGAATCTGGCCGAGGAGTGGTGGCACTTCACCTTCAAGCCGGAACTCTTCCCCGACACCTACTTCGACTTCCCGGTGGCCACCCGCTCCGTCGCGGGGCACTGA
- a CDS encoding NUDIX domain-containing protein, with product MSAPTNPPTPPASHAYCGSCGTPYSAESATSWPRTCAACGATAYRNPLPVAVALLPVTDTQGGGLVVITRTIPPQLGGIALPGGFVDHTEDWRHAVVRELREETGIEAHEQDVRLADAMSSPDGHLLLFGLLPPRPAAALPPSVPTDETDGYDVLRTARELAFPLHTRAAHAWFAGQYG from the coding sequence GTGTCCGCGCCCACGAACCCGCCAACGCCGCCCGCCTCCCACGCCTACTGCGGAAGCTGCGGTACGCCGTACTCCGCGGAATCGGCCACCTCCTGGCCCCGGACCTGTGCCGCGTGCGGGGCCACCGCCTACCGCAACCCGCTCCCGGTCGCCGTGGCCCTGCTGCCCGTCACCGACACGCAGGGCGGCGGACTCGTCGTCATCACCCGCACCATCCCACCCCAGCTGGGCGGAATCGCGCTCCCGGGCGGATTCGTCGACCACACGGAGGACTGGCGCCACGCGGTGGTACGAGAGCTCCGCGAGGAAACCGGCATCGAGGCCCACGAGCAGGACGTCCGCCTGGCCGACGCGATGAGCAGCCCGGACGGCCACCTTCTGCTCTTCGGCCTGCTGCCCCCGCGCCCGGCCGCCGCGCTCCCGCCCTCCGTACCCACCGACGAGACCGACGGCTACGACGTGCTGCGCACCGCCCGGGAACTGGCCTTCCCTCTCCACACCCGCGCTGCCCACGCCTGGTTCGCCGGCCAGTACGGCTGA
- a CDS encoding DUF962 domain-containing protein has translation MSQQTFDSYEEFWPYYVAMHSRAATRWVHLTGTLTGLTIAAYGLARGRRRYVAALPLIGYGAAWPAHFFIEKNNPASFGHPAWSLRGDVQMIRMMLAGRDGELAETAAKWLAENR, from the coding sequence ATGTCACAGCAGACGTTCGATTCGTACGAGGAATTCTGGCCGTACTACGTGGCGATGCACTCCCGGGCCGCCACCCGCTGGGTCCATCTGACCGGGACGCTGACCGGCCTCACGATCGCCGCCTACGGGCTGGCGCGCGGGCGGCGGCGGTACGTGGCGGCGCTGCCGCTCATCGGGTACGGGGCCGCCTGGCCGGCGCACTTCTTCATCGAGAAGAACAACCCGGCCTCGTTCGGGCATCCCGCCTGGTCCCTGCGCGGTGACGTGCAGATGATCCGGATGATGCTCGCGGGCCGGGACGGGGAGCTGGCAGAGACCGCCGCCAAGTGGCTCGCCGAGAACCGCTGA